Within Neoarius graeffei isolate fNeoGra1 chromosome 21, fNeoGra1.pri, whole genome shotgun sequence, the genomic segment ctgcatgaaattttcaggatagatgggcattggtctcaaatagaacctccaacattttgaggatcatccggtcaaggtcaccaaaaaggtcaaaatagtttttgttgtgactactgcctcatatagaggcgctagccactatgtcatcgtgctgtaagaatgtatgtgtaacaatcgcgcactgcacatgcgcatacacgtaTTCTGATTAAAAtgtctggtgagtgtatacaattcggttcaccattcgaaataagtggaatagactaaagaaatcgcttttagacatgtttattcttattacagagggaaagtgcgttccactgggcTCTAGCGCCGGGCTATTTCCGGGAAACAAGaatttcggtcatggcgacagcgtatgtcagcctcggttcggaggtttcagtttcgaaaactgtaagaggtaaaagTAGAATAGTATAAAGTACAgaaacttggtatattttacttctgtgatttttaaattgttcatttttggattacgcttcatttttgtggctactgcctcatagagtaaatatatatgctattgaggtttttcacccacatgaccaagtcatgtgatgcatcgttaggctgccgttttggacgtcacggctcgaatcagtttgaatgcgaggaaggcgacaaacgaaaaacataaaagaaaaaggagcgagatgcagaaaataccttcactatccagcgacgtagggcatttacagggcgagcagagggagaggtatttgcaaaaattgaggttagcaggcttagagagaacgacgtttacctgcttccaccaggattgttcactgacgtacggaagtacaagaagccctcgtctttacctgacttcggcccacatgatctgtatacctatgtcgttaaaaccccatcgccatacacaggtattgatctgaaagcgtataagagtttggatgcctacaaatattttgtgtcaggctgggtaacatgcctacatcagtgggtcgtccctggagccggtggttgccatcttattacagctaaggtttgttcacattttcatttactttcggtcctcaggataaacaaaatgttattaaatgtcattgaaataacttcttagtctgttgagacatggcccgttataaatttgctgttaccaggcaatgaccaagaactgtattattaggatcggtgtctgtgttgtagcagtgtactagcagctagctgttagcactagctaatgtcaacaacatagtagctagtatgttactgtagcaatgtttacgttcagtcatttggatgactgttaaaacctttcagtctcaagtttttcctttactgtatttactagtttactgtaattatgatccagcagctatttacaccggatccagtgtaaatagctgccagagcgcgctctggcttgctccccctcaaattaagcagcactccgggagcaagctggagcgtgctgcttaatttgagggggagcaagccggagcgcgctgcttaatttgagggggagcaagccggagcgcgctccggaacctcggccggagcactccgggagcaagccggagcgtgctgcttaatttgagggggagcaagccggagcgcgctccggaacttcggccggagcactccgggagcaagccggagcgcgctgcttaatttgagggggagcaagctggagcgcgctccagaacctcggccggagcactccgggagcaagccagagcgtgctgcttaatttgagggggagcaagccggagcgcgctccggaacctcggccagagcactccaggagcaagccggagcgtgctgcttaatttgagggggagcaagccggagcgcgctccggaacctcggccggagcactccgggagcaagccagagtgcgctgcttaatttgagggggagcaagccggagcgcgctccggcagctatttacactggatccggtgtaaatagctgccggatcataattacagtaaactagtaaatacagtaaaggaaaaacttgagactgaaaggttttaacagtcatccaaatgactgaacgtaaacattgctacagtaacatactagctactatgttgttgacattagctagcttgaccttcaaaatggcggacaccggggcgtcacgtgaccctgtgacgtcaggtgaaatacctcaatatttactgtatggacatggtgtcagaaaactattttatttataagcagtagccacatggacccatagggtacctattttttttcatggtatcttccttcatattcatcataagtactactgggcaaggtttgttttgcctggcaacacttgtttttaatttgctttttaaaaaataatgtgagaTTGTTTATTAACACATTTTAAGGAAAATAGTTGACAGTTTcacataaaactagttaaaatagttttattagtccactagattgttggacaattgacagtttttATCATGTAAGGGAGATAGACGGCTGTAAGCGCAGGAAGAGTTTGACTGAAAacacgctagcaaacagatccaaaatggagacaaaggcagagtcaaataACAGGCAGTGATCAGGcatggcacaaacaggatatcataaGTAATACAGTATTCAAAGTTCAAAaatacaaacagggtcaaaaccagaaaagtgatacaaagtacaaggcttggtaacatcagacgcagggtacagagcgtatacttcgcaaagtctctgtgtTACTGAAAGTCCTTATATGTGTGCACTGTGATcgtgctctaatcaggaacaggtgcatggtaattagtcctaatggtgctgcaccCACGTGCAAACATGCGTGGACGTGAGAGATGTTACCACATGAATGCTTGAcggatcaagtttgatattcgatcataactatatagtaatgatgtaaagtgaaagcgctgggtcACTGCTGTCCACCTGGTACCTAGCAGAGTCGCACCTAAATAAATGTTGTGGGGTTGTTCCTGGTGCAtgacatgcggtgtcaaagaaaggattaCATGTATATTTGTAActgtgatgcgtatctcattattggtatcactgtcacaagacaatgcagcaatttattggtaTGAAATACACTACACAACACAACTTGATGGTTCATtctggttgattttgtgcccttgtaaatattttgctcatacactcatcaggagttctgcttttaggcagcacctatacagtggatataaaaaatgtacacaccccgttaaaatgataggtttttctgatgtaaaaaaagagaccatgataaataatttcaaaacttttcccacctttaatgtgtgggaacctgtacaattcaattgaaaacaaacaaatctgttaagggggaaaacataaaaaataaaaaatgtacaataaggccatccttaaaaaaaaatccgtttcctgtccaccgggtgagcaaaaaaattttcagtcgggagggagggatttaaaaaaattttttttttttattatatatggatggataagaaattgcaatgctgtgtttgctttttctttcagtacttttttattacaaaagcagacacatttaatacaatatgacattttaatcaactgaaacttgtacaaaaactgtaagttagcattttaaatgctgactgcaacatttgcaaaacttttacaaaggtacttaaaatgtccgacacacggactttttgtagttctaaatcgagcgttaggcctagttcggatgaaattacaccattaaaatgatcactgaatgatttgtttttctgaatctttactatattgttgttcgctagaataccattttgcgatttcacacttaagcaaatgtttgaaaactccggatctccttccttcatggtggctgccatttttttgtgccgcacggcgcatgcgcagagctgattcgacagggctttccacaagcgctggCTGCGGCCacgcaattaagtccagccggctactttaatgactatttttgtagcccacaggctttaaatattaattttcaattttaataaaattaaatgtttatctaacggactgacaataatgtcaaactgaaccacactcatttaagttgtgattcgcgctgtttgtaccgataataaccacaaattccctgccgacttcattgatcaggggagagtatccgcggccctgacatgcggtgtgtgcgcgcactcggcggaggcagtagtgtgcgcgcgcactcggcggaggcagtagtgtgcgcgcactcggcagaggcagtatgagccttagtggaaagccctgggaatgcgtaaatgtcaagttcgaatttagatttacgagcccgaaaaaaatgtcgaaaaaccggcgttaaaaaaaaaaatttcacccgcacaaacggcactcacccggccggtggaccggaaacagaacattttttaataatggcctaagctggttgcataagtgtgtgcacccttaaactaatactttgttgaagcaccttttgatttaattacagcattcagtctttttggatcacacctgccatcaatgaaaatgactctgattaaccccaaataaagttcagacttttactcagttgcatcctccagcaaaagccagggttcacagagagcttacaaagcatcaaagggatctcattgttgaaaggtatcagtcaggagaaggggacaaaaacatttccatggcattagatatacgattgtaggtacagtccttttaagaactacacttcccatcagccaacttccgcgttgacctacgtcacgcctgggtgggatcacctacgtcacatcctccatgaaggaaTAAGTAACCCGGAAACTTCCAACTCGGTCTCTTTTGGCTCCGCGTGAACTCAGCACACGGACATAAGGAGGACCGCTCACccccaagataaagacgtcttttctcccGAGAAAAATGATTCAACAcggtttttgtttacccttggccacggtagaactacttaaatcatgctatctctctctcggttgagctacagccggttttgtttgtctattatagtaATGTTACGAACTGCCACCCAAAACAGTTTAATTTAAAGTTAGGGGCGATCAGATTCATcctaattaaagcgctgtgcacattatttgatcagagacttcttttcatcacgagcaatcaagcgtcggaccaagaaatcctctgctttccacggaagcgactcacgtgcttcacaacggtgacactccaaaagtctcggaacatctcttcataatcttgcgtagaggcaagatactgagtaagactggcaATTTTTGGGCaataaaactagtcttaggaattagctttatgaagcagtgtgaatttaaactcaggaacggtttaattgtgtacactgtaaacacgcagtgtgttgaattgatgattgttctattttgttttgacctctcagttttgtttaatagataagttgcatgcttcttctattccttcctaacactcttaatttcattcttacacatattttgacctcatcaagatttcggtggatttagtagtgttataagctagtggagttagcTATCCAGGCTAGTCTTTGCTTAggccacaggccacacacaaacacaccttagctagcaatccatgctaactttttGTTCAGGCCATACACAGGCTAACTCTTTGTCAGGCCATgtggccacacacaaacacaccttagctagcaatccatgctaactcttttgttcaggccacacacaggcctcacaaacacatcttagttagctaccaaagctaactcttttgttctacttagaaacacgtggtcaccccccccacgtggtgaccccccacacctcagataacacacacaccgtttatgtttgcttatatgtatatatctgctgacattattcatttttatctttgttataataaattcaattattattgaaactgtgtttatttgtgtaccaatatttttgaagccacccaatctcaaagaattccaaggtgcatatgagttgtgtaatacggtaagtgatcataataatttggaatataccataatttagctgtttgacaatttattattaagcatcaaaattaaaggtattgtttaatgagactgatttaatggtatttaatgagactgatttaatgagattgatcacttaattaccaattgcacctacaccatgaagcacagtgaagacagtcatcaagaagtggagaaaatatgggacaacagtgacattaccgagaactggacgtccttccaaaattgatgaaaagacaagacgaaaactggtcagggaggctgccgagaggccacagcaacactgaaggagctgcaggaatttctggcaagcactggttgtgtactacatgtgacaataatctcccgtattctgcatatgtctggactatgaggtagggtcaaagaaaaacatccagacccagctaaattttgcaaaaaaaaaaaaaaaaaacatcaactctcccaaaagcatgtgggaaaatgtgttatggtctgatgaaaccaaagttgaactttttggccacaattccaaaagatgtttggcacaaaaacaacactgcgcatcaccaaaagaacaccatacccacggtgaagcatggtggtggcagcatcatgttttggggttgtttttcttcagctggaacagggggtttagtcaaggtggagggaattatgaacatttctaaataccagtcaattttggctcaaaaccttcaggtgtctgctagaaagctgaagataaagaggaatttcatctttcagtacgacaatgaccccaagcatacatcaaaatcaacaaaagaatggcttcaccagaagaaaattaaacttTTGGAatagcccagccagagcccagacctaaatccagttgaaaatctgtggggtgacctgaagagggctgtgcacaagagatgccctcgcaatctgacagatttggggcgcttttgcaaggaagagtgggcagatattgccaagtctagatgtggcaggctgatagactccgacccaaaaagactgaatactgtaattaaatcaaaagatgcttcaacaaagtattagtttaagggtgtgcacacttatgcaaccagcttattgtacattttttatttttttatcttttctcccctaacagatttatttgttttcaattgaattgtacaggttataggtcgggcggcacggtggtgtagtggttagcgctgtcgcctcacagcaagaaggtcctgggttcgagccccggggccggcgagggcctttctgtgtggagtttgcatgttctccccgtgtctgcgtgggtttcctccgggtgctccggtttcccccacagtccaaagacatgcaggttaggttaactggtgactctaaattgaccataggtgtgaatgtgagtgtgaatggttgtctgtgtctatgtgtcagccctgtgatgacctggcgacttgtccagggtgtaccccgcctttcgcccgtagtcagctgggataggctccagcttgcctgcgaccctgtagaaggataaagcggctagagataatgagataatgaggttataggtcacatttaaggtgggaaaagttttgaaattatttattgtggtctcattttttttttatatcagaaaaacctatcattttaacggggtgtgtacactttttagatccactgtatatattatatattcacCTTCAATAGCTCCTCCTGGGAAATCAGAGTCTTCTTCATCTCATGGTTCTCTGCTTGGAGGATGCTGTGAGCTTCCCGCTCTTGCTCACACTCCTAAAAAACACACATGGCACAAAAGCGGTTTAACTTCGAGTGCTTCATGCTTAAACATAAATACAGCTATACAGCTCTCATATTATTTCTAAAGGAGCTGCTTAATGCAGGGTTTGTCTCACATACATTTGTTAGATTGTCAAATGCCCTGTGAGTCTCAGATAGCAGGTTCCCCATGTCCTGTACTGCAACACGCAGTGTCTTCACTTGCTCTGTAAGGTCAGACTTCTCGGCCTCCAGTTGAGCAATAGTCTCCACAGCATTCTGGTGTTTCTCTTCAGCCTCAGCCAGGGAGACCTGAAAGAATATTAATTATGGCTTATTTATTGGCTTTATTTACTTCTACACACATTCAGACACTTTTAAAATCTGATCACTCATGAGAAAAGCCGAAAATGTATTGGGGGAAAGAGGACAAAATGTCCCCATACTGTGAgcaaacaagcacacacacacacacacacacacacacacacacacacacacacacacacacacacacacacacacagagttcacaATAGCAATCGTAGTTTCATGAGAAGGAAATATTACCTTCAGTAGCTCCTCCTGGTGAATCAGAGTCTTCTTCATCTCATGGTTCTCTGCCTGGAGGATGCTGTGAGCCTCCTGCTCTCGCTCACACTCCTAAAACACACACATGGGGCAAAAAAGATTTAAATTCAAGTGATTAATGTGTCAACATAAATAAAGCCCTCATATTATTTCTAAAGGAGCTGCTTAATGCAAGATTTTTCTCACATTTGTGAGGTTTTCAGACTCCCTCTTTGCCTTAGATAGCAGGTTCCCCATGACTTGCACGATGTCTCGCAGTGTCTTCACTTGCTCTGTAAGGTCAGACTTCTCAGCCTCCAACTGAGCGATGGTCTCCACAGCATTCTGGTGTTTCTCCTCAGCCTCAGCCCGGGAGACCTGAAAGAAATGCAATTACGGCTTATTGGCTTTATTTACTTCTACACACATTCAGAGACTTTTAAAATCTGGCTGATCACTCATGAGAAAAGCCTAAAATGTATTGGGGGAAAGAGGACAAAATGTCCCCACACTgtgagtaaacacacacacacacacacacacacacacacacacacacacacacacacacacacacacagagttcccaATAGATATTATAGTTTCTTGAGAAGGAAATATTACCTTCAGTAGCTCCTCCTGGTGAATCAGAGTCTTCTTCATCTCATGGTTCTCTGCCTGGAGGATGCTTTGAGCCTCCCGCTCTCGctcacattcctaaaacacacacATGGGGCAAATGGCATTTAAATTCAAGTGCTTAATGCTGAAACATGAATAAAAACCTTATACTATTTCTAAAGGAGCTGCTTAATGCAGGGTTTTTCTCATGTACATTTGTTAGATCGTCAAACACCCTCTGAGTCTCAGATAGTAGGTTCCCCATGTCCTGTACTGCAACACACAGTGTCTTCACTTGCTCTGTAAGGTAAGACTTCTCGGCCTCCAGCTGAGCAATGGTCTCCACAGCATTCTGGTGTTTCTCCTCAGCCATGTAGACCTGAAAGGATATTAATTACGGCTTATTGGCTTTATTTACTTCTACACACATTAGGcagtgcctacacacacacacacacacacacacatatatatatatatatatatatatatatatatatatatatatatatatatatatatatatcttcaccTTCAGTAGCTCCTCCTGGGGAATCTGAAACTTCTTCATCTCATGGTTCTCTGCCTGGAAGATACTGTGAGTCTCCCACTCTCGCTCACACTCCTGAAACATAGACATGTGGCAAAAGCGGTTTAAATTCAAGTGCTTAATGCTTCAACATAAATAAAGCCCTCATATTATTTCTAGAGGCGCTGCTTCATGCAAGGTTTTTCCACGTACATTTGTTAGATCGTCAGACTCCCTGTAAGTCTCAGACAGTAGGTTCCCCATGTCCTGCACTGTAACACACAGTGTCTTTACTTGCTCTGCAAGGTCAGACTTCTCAGCTTCCAGCTGAGCAATGGTGTCCACAGCATTTTGGTGTTTCTCCTCAGCCTCAGCCAGGGAGACCTGAAAGAATATCAATTACGGCTTATTGGCTTTATTTACTTCTACACACATTCAGACACTTTTAAAATCTGACTGATCACTCATGAAAAAAGCCGAAAATGTATTAGGGACAGATGACAAAATGGCCCACACTGTGCgcaaacaagcacacacacacacacacacacacacacacacacacacacacacacacacatagagttcACAATAGCAATCATAGTTTCATGAGAAAGAAATATTACCTTCAGTAGCTCCTCCTGGTGAATCAGAGTCTTCTTCATCTCATGGTTCTCTGCCTGGAGGATGCTGTGAGCATCCCGCTCTCGCTCACATGCCTAAAAAACACACATGAGGCAAAAGCAGTTTAAATTCAAGTGCTTAATGTGTCAACATAAATAAAGCCCTCGTATTATTTCTAAAGGAGCTGCTTAATGCAAGAGTTTTCTCACGTACGTTTGTGAGGTTTTCAGACTCCCTATTTGCTTTAGATAGCAGGTTCCCCATGACCTGCACAATGTCTCGCAGTGTCTTCACTTGCTCTGTAACCTCAGACTTCTTAGCCTCCAGCTGAGCAATGGTCTCCACAGCATTCTGGTGTTTCTCCTCAGCCTCAGCCAGGGAGACCTGAAAGAATGCTAATTATGGCTTATTGGCTTTATTTACTTCTACATATTTAGACACTTTTAAAATCTGACTGATCACTCATGAAAAtgtattgggggggaaaaaagtacaaaatgtcCCAAGACATTTTTCAGTCATTTTCACTGGCACATCTGTGACACATACCTACAAACTACAtacggtataacttcaggaagaaaataaacatttatttcacactaagaaaagcagtcTCGCTacacatggaggccatacaaagtacagaaatgtagcatacagttgtcccatctagtagtttccacattcccatggtgagtctttcctacggtacatttgccacaggtgtatttgtggcagcgtacacaaagttcagtgcttctgttattattgcagggtaTGTGCACCTGGCActgtctttttcttctgagaaactttCATCTCATGCTGCAgtttgtgttcttccccttgtgccttttcctgcaaaagcctgttttgaagttcctctgcaagctccagcatgaacaattggcgacatgtgcatttgtgacagccatgtcaagcaggttgtaaaacacagccatgggccATCTCCATGTTCCTGCACGCACCAAGTAGTTGCgtaatttctggtccatgatatcaatgctgcatttgaaatggttgtaatcaacaacagtgtttggtttttgtttttgggtgtccacaatttccactttctgatgcatggtgctcagaagacaaacagatttcttttttttgttgcaaacaccatcagcaaggcacttccagatgtgaacacctgtgtggagtacaactggcgccctgaggtttcctttgcagttgctggtagctccTGACGATTTTTGTTGATGGTACCAAGAAGAGTCGTTTTTCgttgaagaagcctgttagccaaagacagagaggtgaagaaattatccatagttacagtccttccctggtccatacggtaaatggttccatcaatttcaaaacaacattctctgatagcctctctcccgttggacaagtgggatcttttcccaagtaagggatggcattacacatgtattttgtgtccagatctgctgcaatccaaaacttgattccaaacttgtcagggttggatgcgatgtactgcagaaagggacaacgaacctttgaaggaaataactgctcatgcatggtaacatgttgccctggactgtaggacgacacacaattctgaacaaactcctgccagatgtctgaaattgctgcaaatttgtccgTTTGTATGCGCTCCTTGTGGGTGTTCTTGTTGTCGAAGcgaaggtaccgctttatttcaagaaagcggttacggggcattatggctttgatatctgggttgccgaatctattggcccacatgagtcgcatggcaccaatgtagctcttggcagcccttcgaaaaaggattgcgaggaacgccatcagctcgaagacactcatctgccagctgggatttgttctacggccctcctggactgtgcagtctctgatggccaacaacatgctgatatccaacaaatacaggaagctttgaaggcgactcgtgattttgcatgttgcaaactctgttagccctccagatccattgaatgctgtctgtgcagtttcatgagcagaaaagtctccaactttgtggtggaaccacacagtgccatctttcgccttctctgtggatccaggtgttatgcccacatctgcaactttttgttttttattacaaggggggttgatgtgtgttgtgtcttcctcctcatctgatgtggcctctgtgtctgaactgtcctgctcaatcacatacttgggttagggtttccggaaagatccatgtcctggcctaggccaaggccgtgttgtgcactgtccttcccaagccccatcctcaatgctccacaagtgcctggtcagtacccccatgttatatttgggttattattccattattatttgaggctaggttttgggctaggggctaaggctaggggttgggttaggggtgagctcaggttggggttagatccaggatttggggttagggttagaactgatccttcttggttgccttggttgtgacattgtgaagtctggttagggttaaaaacaaagaggctatttctcaggtaacacaataattaggcttctttacacaacaatggaaggcaggtaatggtacgttagacttattcacaaatttgggggggattt encodes:
- the LOC132869952 gene encoding LOW QUALITY PROTEIN: golgin subfamily A member 4-like (The sequence of the model RefSeq protein was modified relative to this genomic sequence to represent the inferred CDS: substituted 1 base at 1 genomic stop codon), coding for MVLLEDFKNCLPDTVATYLNEQEVLKLEEAAVLADKYVLTHKRVPDGRWDGTSSDLPVGELVTTSVGSDDSEEETKAEKVDPPLEVADDPVCNQATEPAQVPQDQVKDSVIEAEKKIQKLVASNTQLENRVRELELLCETHRDWDMKRKVSLAEAEEKHQNAKSEVTEQVKTLRDIVQVMGNLLSKANRESENLTNACERERDAHSILQAENHEMKKTLIHQEELLKVSLAEAEEKHQNAVDTIAQLEAEKSDLAEQVKTLCVTVQDMGNLLSETYRESDDLTNECEREWETHSIFQAENHEMKKFQIPQEELLKVYMAEEKHQNAVETIAQLEAEKSYLTEQVKTLCVAVQDMGNLLSETQRVFDDLTNECEREREAQSILQAENHEMKKTLIHQEELLKAEEKHQNAVETIAQLEAEKSDLTEQVKTLRDIVQVMGNLLSKAKRESENLTNECEREQEAHSILQAENHEMKKTLIHQEELLKVSLAEAEEKHQNAVETIAQLEAEKSDLTEQVKTLRVAVQDMGNLLSETHRAFDNLTNECEQEREAHSILQAENHEMKKTLISQEELLKVSLAEAEEKHQNAVETIAQLEAEKSDLTEQVKTLRDIVQVTKNLLSMTKKEFDDLTNECEQEQEAHSILQAENHEMKKTLIHQEELLKVSLAEAEEKHQNAVETIAQLEDKHQKAVETIAQLEDKHQKAVETIVQLEKKHQKGVETIAQLEDKHQKAVETIAQLEKKHQKAVESIVQLEEKHQKAVETIAQLEAEKSDLTRKVMTLRDIVQVMGNLLSKTKRDFDDLTNECEXEREAQSILQAENHEMKKTLMHKIKT